One Nicotiana sylvestris chromosome 12, ASM39365v2, whole genome shotgun sequence genomic window carries:
- the LOC104235583 gene encoding uncharacterized protein, whose amino-acid sequence MAIGMKQMSIIIATLGVLSFVFGVIAENKKPAAGTAIPGKGVVICKYKSDPTVALGYLSFALLVASSVAGFLSLFYPYQGKSIPQAALLKNTSFVVFLNIALGTTGLAAALILWPTISEQLHITRNIHHNLQTDCPTAKTGLLGGGAFLSLDSALFWLVALMLADNAREDYFQDADVKGELKASYADDEVIKSSA is encoded by the exons ATGGCGATTGGCATGAAGCAGATGTCCATAATAATAGCAACCCTTGGTGTTTTATCCTTTGTATTTGGAGTTATTGCTGAAAACAAGAAG CCTGCAGCTGGGACTGCAATACCAGGAAAAGGCGTTGTTATTTGTAAATACAAGTCTGACCCTACTGTTGCCTTGGGCTATTTGTCTTTTGCTCTTCTTGTTGCATCTTCTGTGGCCGGTTTCCTGTCGTTATTTTATCCGTATCAAGGGAAGTCAATCCCACAAGCTGCTTTGCTCAAAAACACTAGTTTTGTTGTGTTCCTCAACATCGCATT GGGCACAACTGGTTTAGCAGCAGCATTAATATTGTGGCCTACAATCTCCGAGCAACTTCATATCACGCGCAACATCCATCACAACTTGCAAACTGATTGCCCAACAGCCAAGACCGGTCTTCTTGGTGGAGGCGCCTTTTTGTCTCTTGATTCTGCACTCTTTTGGTTGGTGGCTTTGATGTTAGCTGATAACGCTCGCGAGGATTATTTCCAAGACGCAGATGTTAAGGGCGAGCTGAAAGCAAGTTATGCAGATGATGAAGTTATCAAGAGCAGTGCTTAA